In Leifsonia sp. PS1209, the genomic stretch TTCGACGGCGATTTCCCGCAGGTGGCGCTCGACTTCAAGGCGAGCATCGCCGCCCAGGATGCGCTGCTGTTCGTCACGCCCGAGTACAACAGGTCCATCCCTGGCGCGCTCAAGAACGCGATCGACTGGGCGAGCCGGCCGCACGGGGAGAACGTGATCGCGCGGAAGGCGACGGCCGTGATCGGTGCCTCCCCCGGCGCGATCGGGACCGCGGTCGCCCAGCAGCAGTTGCGTAGCGTCCTCGGGTTCCTGCAGGCGCCGCAGATGAACGCGCCGGAGGCGTACATCCAGATGCGTCCGGGGCTGATCACCGAAGACGGCTCCGTCACCGACCCGGGAACCGAGGCATTCCTGAAGAGCTACCTCGACGCGTTCTTCGAGTTCATCGAGCGCGTGCTCACCGTGGTGCCGAAGGCGCGCTGACCCTCCGCCGCGGCGGACGGATGTTGTCTCCCGCCGCAGGCGACAGCCGCACGGCCTCGACGACCGATCCGAGCGCGAGGACCGCGATCAGCACGAAGGCGATCCGGTATGCGCCCGCTGGCTCCTGCAGGCCGGTCCACGCGGCCAGCGGCTCCCCGAAGCGCAGCGCCACAGCGCCGACGGCGACCCCGAGCCCGGCGGCGATCTGCTGAACGGTCGACGCCAGCGTGTTCGCCGCCGTCATCTCCTCCGCAGGCACGTCTGCGAACGCGATGGTGTTGTATGCGGTGAATCCGGTGGAACGGGTCATGCCGCTGAACACGAGCAGCACGACGACGAACGCGATCGGCGTCAGCGGCGCGATGAACGCCGCGAGGACCATGCTCAGCACCGCGCCGGCCGTCGAAGCGATGAGCACCCGCCGGAACCCCCAGCGGACGAGCAGCGGCGTGGTGGCCGGTTTGATGACCAGGTTGCCGACGAACAGCGTCAGCACGATCGCACCCGCCTGCACGGGCGACCAGCCGAGCGCGTCCTGGAAGAACAGCGGCAAGAGGAACGGCACGGCCGAGATGGTCAGCCGGAACAGCGATCCTCCCGCGTGCGTGACCCGGAACGTCTCGATCCGGAACGCCCGCAGGTCGAGCAGTGGATGCGCCGCCCGCAGCAGATGCAGGATCGCCCACCCCGTCAGCACCGCCCCGGCAACGCCCGCGGCGATCGTCGCAGCGGCGGGCGCGGCAGGATCGGAGAGCAGCGCGCCGAACACGACCACCCCGCCGACGCCGGTGAAGGTGAGCGCGAACCCCAGCCAGTCGAGCGGCACCCGCTGCCGGTCGAGCTCGCGCGGCGTCAGCCGGAGCGCTGCCACGAAGGCGACGGCGCCGAGCGGGACGTTGAGCAGGAAGATCCAGTGCCAGCTGGCGTACGTGACGAGCACGCCGCCGACCAGCGGCGCGACGATCGGGGCGGCGAGCGCCGGCCAGGTCAGCCACGCGATGGCCCGCACCAGGTCTTTCTTCTCCGTCACCCGCAGGACGGCGAGGCGTCCGACCGGCACCATCATCGCGCCGCCCGCGCCCTGCAGCACCCGCATCGCGGTGAGCTGCACCAGGTCGGTGCTCGCCGCGCACAGCACGGACGCGACGGTGAACACGGCGATGGCCCCGGTGAAGACGGCGCGCGCCCCCAACCGCTGCGTCAGCCATCCCGAGATCGGGATGAGCACGGCGAGCGTCACGAGGTATGCGGTGATCGCGACGCCGACGGTCGCCGAGTCGATGCCGTACGCGCGGCCGATGGTGGGGGCGGCGGTCGCCAGGATCGTGCCGTCGAGGTTCTCCATGAAGAACGTTCCGGCCACGAGCAGGGTGAGCGCCAGCTGGCGGCGGTCGTTCATGGTGCGGTGCGTCGAGCAGGATCCTCCGCGCGCCGCGGGCGGGCTGGGGTCACCGGCCGCCCTCGTGCTTGCGGTGGCGCTGGGCGATGGCGGGGGCGCCGTACGGGTAGTCGTCGGTGCGGGGAGCGCTCGCATCGGTGAGGGTGGACCGCTGCTCGTCGGTGAGGGTGAGGTCGGCGGCGGCGAGGTTGTCGGTGAGCTGGTCGACCGTGCGCGCTCCGAGGATGACCGAGGTGACGGCCGGGCGGTCGGCGAGCCAGGCCAGCGCGACCTGCGACGAGGATGCGCCGGTCTCCGCTGCAACGGCCGCGACGGCGTCGATGACCTGCCAGGTGCGGTCGTCGGCGTTCCGCTTGTCCCACGCCTCCATGCCGCGCTTGGGGTCTTCGCCGAGGCGGGTGGCTCCGGTGGGGGTCTGGTCGCGCGTGTACTTGCCGCTCAGCCAGCCGCCGGCGAGCGGCGACCACGGCAGGAGGCCGATGCGTGCATCCAGAGCTGCAGGGACGACCTCGTGCTCGATGCCGCGCACCAGCAGGTTGTACTGGGGCTGCAGGGTGACCGGCGCCGCCCAGCCGTTGGCGCGCGCGAGCTGCGCGGCCTTGGTCAGCTGCCAGCCGAGGTAGTTGGAGAAGCCGTAGTAGGAGATCTTGCCGTCGCGCACCGCCTGGTCGAGGAAGCCGAGGGTCTCTTCGAGCGGGGTGAGAGCATCCCAGGCGTGCATCTGGTAAAGGTCGATGTGGTCGACGCCGAGGCGGGACAGGGACGCGTCGAGCGCCGCCCGGAGGTGGGTGCGGGACAGGCCGACGTCGTTCGGGCCCTCTCCCATCGGGAAGCGGCCCTTGGTGGCGATGACCACCTCTCCGCGCCGGCCGGGGTTCTGCGCCAGCCAGCGTCCGATGATGGTCTCCGAGGTGCCCGCACTGTAGACGTCGGCCGTGTCGATGAAGTTGCCGCCGCCCTCCAGATAGGTGTCGATGAGGAGGTGCGAGGTCTGCTCGTCGGCCTCCGCCCCGAAGGTCATGGTGCCGAGTGCGTATTCCGACACGATCGTGCCGCTGTTTCCGAGAGTGCGAAGTTCCATGCTCCGACGCTATTCCTGTGCCGGACGATTGCGAACCGTTTGCCGTCGAATGGTGGAAAAGTGGCCGGGAGCGTGGGCTGTGGAGGGATCGCCGCCGCCGTGCCACGCTGGAGCCATGCCCGACGCGCCGCTCCGCCTCCTGCTGGTCTCCGACACCCACGTCCCCGCGCGTGCCAAGGCGCTCCCGCCCCAGCTGCTCGCGGCGATCGACGACGCGGACGTCGTCGTGCACGCCGGGGACTGGGTGGATGCGGCGACCCTCGACCTCCTGGAGGCGCGCTCGCGGCGACTGATCGCCGTCCACGGCAACAACGACCACGGGGTGCTCCGGGAGCGTCTTCCCGAGATCGCGACGGCGGAACTCGGCGGGCTGCGGTTCGCGGTGGTCCACGAGACCGGACAGGCGACAGGGCGCGAGCTGCGCTGCGAGCAGGCCTTCCCCGACACGGATGTGCTGGTGTTCGGGCACAGCCACATCCCGTGGGACACGACGGCGCCGAACGGTCTGCGGCTGCTCAACCCGGGATCCCCGACCGACCGCAGGCGGCAGCCGGTGGGCACGTATCTGACCGCGACGGTCGCGGACGGGGTGCTCGGCGAGGTGCGCCTGGTGCCGGTCGAGCGCTGATCACTCCACCGGAACCAGGAACCCGTCCACCACGAGCGCACGCACCGCGGGCACCAGCTCCGCGAACAGAGCACTCTCGTCCACCTCGAGCAGCTGCGCGAGGGCCGCGACGATCGCCGCGACGCTGAGCTCGCCGTCGCACGCTCCGACGAGGGCGATCAGGCCGGTGTCCCCCTGCACGGTCCTGCCGAACCCGCCGCCCTGGCGCAGGAGCATCGCGGTGGGGGCGTCGTCGCCCGGCCAGAAGTGCCGTTCCTCCGTCACGTCGCCGGCGACCGCGTAGCAATGCGAGGCGAACGCCGCGTCGTCGAGGGCGGCCTGCCAGTCGTGGGCCGCCAGGCTGTCGCCGAGATGC encodes the following:
- a CDS encoding aldo/keto reductase; protein product: MELRTLGNSGTIVSEYALGTMTFGAEADEQTSHLLIDTYLEGGGNFIDTADVYSAGTSETIIGRWLAQNPGRRGEVVIATKGRFPMGEGPNDVGLSRTHLRAALDASLSRLGVDHIDLYQMHAWDALTPLEETLGFLDQAVRDGKISYYGFSNYLGWQLTKAAQLARANGWAAPVTLQPQYNLLVRGIEHEVVPAALDARIGLLPWSPLAGGWLSGKYTRDQTPTGATRLGEDPKRGMEAWDKRNADDRTWQVIDAVAAVAAETGASSSQVALAWLADRPAVTSVILGARTVDQLTDNLAAADLTLTDEQRSTLTDASAPRTDDYPYGAPAIAQRHRKHEGGR
- a CDS encoding MFS transporter; translation: MNDRRQLALTLLVAGTFFMENLDGTILATAAPTIGRAYGIDSATVGVAITAYLVTLAVLIPISGWLTQRLGARAVFTGAIAVFTVASVLCAASTDLVQLTAMRVLQGAGGAMMVPVGRLAVLRVTEKKDLVRAIAWLTWPALAAPIVAPLVGGVLVTYASWHWIFLLNVPLGAVAFVAALRLTPRELDRQRVPLDWLGFALTFTGVGGVVVFGALLSDPAAPAAATIAAGVAGAVLTGWAILHLLRAAHPLLDLRAFRIETFRVTHAGGSLFRLTISAVPFLLPLFFQDALGWSPVQAGAIVLTLFVGNLVIKPATTPLLVRWGFRRVLIASTAGAVLSMVLAAFIAPLTPIAFVVVLLVFSGMTRSTGFTAYNTIAFADVPAEEMTAANTLASTVQQIAAGLGVAVGAVALRFGEPLAAWTGLQEPAGAYRIAFVLIAVLALGSVVEAVRLSPAAGDNIRPPRRRVSAPSAPR
- a CDS encoding NADPH-dependent FMN reductase, with the translated sequence MATINELTPPYRVGYFVGSLSAHSINRMLANALVSLAPKDLVMTEIHIGELPLYNRDFDGDFPQVALDFKASIAAQDALLFVTPEYNRSIPGALKNAIDWASRPHGENVIARKATAVIGASPGAIGTAVAQQQLRSVLGFLQAPQMNAPEAYIQMRPGLITEDGSVTDPGTEAFLKSYLDAFFEFIERVLTVVPKAR
- a CDS encoding metallophosphoesterase, coding for MPDAPLRLLLVSDTHVPARAKALPPQLLAAIDDADVVVHAGDWVDAATLDLLEARSRRLIAVHGNNDHGVLRERLPEIATAELGGLRFAVVHETGQATGRELRCEQAFPDTDVLVFGHSHIPWDTTAPNGLRLLNPGSPTDRRRQPVGTYLTATVADGVLGEVRLVPVER